Part of the Lolium rigidum isolate FL_2022 chromosome 6, APGP_CSIRO_Lrig_0.1, whole genome shotgun sequence genome, GTTCCGCAGGCCAGCTTCATTGGCCACCTGTCAGGGATCATCGTTGGCTACTCGATTGCCTGGGGTCTGATTCATGGGATGAATAACTACTGGGCGATCACAATGCTCGGCTGGATCGTGCTTGTGTTTGTCTTTAGCTTGAAGCGAACAGGGTCTATGGAGCTGAGGTTTATCGAGATCGAGCCGGTTATGGATCCCTCGCTGCCGTCTGTCGGCGTGGTTGCCTCCAGAAATGGTGGTAGGATGGATGGGCTGCCAGGAAGAGGAGTTGCAGACTTTGTATGACCTGCCTGAAATGGATGTTAGATAGGTCTTGTTTCAGTTTTGGAAATTGTATCATGTTCACACAGTGCTATACTCCCAATCTGCTGTTATGGGTTCCTTTGGTCATCTCAGATATGAAGGTGCTATTTTATCTGCACCTGCAGATGTATGTTTATTTCGACTGGGAAGCAATTCATTTGTGAAGGATAGTATACCATGTAAAGAAATGGGaagcatatgaaaaaaaaaacagctgAGTTTGTTCAGTGTTGTGCATATCAGATTGTTTCTATGCTAGTGTGTACACTCAAACTGTAAACCAAGACATCACTTTTCATATGCATGGTATAGCTTGGATGAGGAACTGGCATGCTCATTCTATTTGTCTTGAAGAGCAGATAGTAATTTGTTACTAATACAGGTGTACACCAGTTTTGTTGTGCCAGTTATTGCCTGTCAGCTTACCCCATTGAATTACTGTGTTTAGACAAGTCTGATGCTATTCTGGTGTTATGGGTTTCGTTGGTCATCTCAGATGTCAATGTGTTTTTTTGATCTTGACTTGCAGATGTATGTTAATTAATTTCGACCGTGAAGCAATTCATTTGTCAAGGATAGCATGTAAAGGAATGGGAAGCATATGAAAAAAAAGCAGCTGAATTTATTCAGTGTTGTGGATATATCAGACTGTCTTCATGCTAATGTGCGGAACTGTAGATTCAGTTTATAAATCAAGGTGTTGCTTTTCATATGCATCTTAAACCTTGCATGGAAAACTGGTGTACACATTCTACTTGGTTTTAAGAGTAATACAATTAGTACTGGGTTGTTCCCTGTTTTGCCAGCCATTGCCAGTGTTACCTTACCCCCTTAATGACATGGTTGCCTCCAGAAACTCCAGAGCTCTGCAAATGGACATGATTCCCAGAGAAGCAGTTGCAGATCTTGTATGACCTGTAGTGTGGATGAGCTGGTCACAGAAATGGTTGATAGATAGGTCTTGTTTCGGTTTGGAAAATTGTATCATGTTGACACAGTGTTATAAATTCAGTTTTAAAACTCAGGTGTTATGGGTTTATTTGGCCATCTCACATGTGAAGGTGTTTTCTTTATCAGATGTATGTTAATTTTGACCGTGAAGCAATTCATTCACGAAGGATAGAATGTAAAGGAATGGGAAGCATATTAAAAGAGTGTACACTCAAACTATAAACCAAGCTATTACTTTTCATATGCATGACATAGATTGGGTGAAGAACTGACATGCTCATTCTATTTTCTTGAAGAGCAGATAGTGATTTGTTGCTAATACAGGCATGCCCCAGTTTTGTTCTGCCAGCCATTGCCTTGTCACCTTACCCCAGTGAATCATGTGTGTAGACAATTCTGACGCTATTCTGGTATACCAATCAAAGAACTTCCAACCATTGTCAAAATTGTCTAGCGATGTGCATATAAGATTGGTGTATGCATTGGGCGGCATGCTTGATGAGCAACCACAACCAAGAAAAAAAAGATTGCTAATGTGTGGAACTGTAGATTCAGATTATAAACCAAGGTGTTGCTTTTCATATGCATGATAATAAACGTTTAATGGAAAACTGGTATACACACACCAGTCAAGTTTTGCCGGCCATTGTCGTGTTACCTTACCCCCTCGCATCACTCTGTTTAAACAACTAGGGTGCTATTAGGTAGTACATGGCAACTTGTATATGCTTCTTCCTGATACATGTTTTCTTTTGCTTTTACTTATGATAGAAGCGGAAAAATGGTAGGGACACCAGGTAGGAATTCTTCAGCAACAGCAGATACTTGTGTTGCAGTAAATATGACTCTTCTTTATTTGTATTAGCAAAGGTAGTGTCTTGGGTTTACATATGGTAGCAACTCAGACAGAAACAATGTACATTACACGCACAAATGCTACAATTCAGGTCCAAAGCCAAGTTTCTGTTGATATGTGGAATTCTCTGTCCTGCTGTCACATAGTAAATGATCTTCGTGGCATGGTCGTGCCAATTCAATCAAATCAGTTTCCTCCACAGATGACAAGAAACACTTCAGGTTGTTCAGGTTTGGCGATCACATATCGGTAATAATTCTAACACAATGTGCATGTCAAATCAGAGCTTCTTATTTGAAGAACTGAAGGTTTTGGGGAGCTTTCAAAGCTCATCCTGTACATGAAACCAACATATTATGTAAGCACCTTATCGTTATTAAGTGGATGCACAAGCTGTACATACTAGAATGCAAGAATGAAGGTGCTTCAACTTACATGGTAGTCATCCCAGTGATCCCTGTTGCGCTGAAACACAAAGAAAGAACAAAATGATGTTAATAAATCACTCATTCAACGGTGTTTGTATTCTTACACAGTTACAGTGTATCATACTCATGGCACTACAACACAACTCAACACACCACGGCCTTCCAAGAACATCAGTATCGGAACATAATCAATTATGCATAGTAGTAAGGGGATAAGGGCTCTGGTACTGGTAGTCATGTCTTAAGATCTTGGGTTCAGTAATATGCTGATACGTTCCATAAGTCAGTAAGTGTACTAGAGGAATCAGCGCAAAAGACTTCTAAGAGATTTTCACCATGCTTGATATTCAGTAGTCAGTAGTTCATACTTCAAATCAGGAAGAAAGTGAACAGTATGTGAGCTTACTCTTTTGTATCTGTCCTTGTAATGGTCCCTGCCACGGTGGCGAtcacccctctctctcctccgtCGCTCTCCTTCCTCCCTTGCCTGTTGAGCTTCCTGTACGCAAGCACTTATGTTTAGCTTATTGAACAACGGCTGTTATTCTTCTGCAGTTCTGCCTCAAGGACATCAAAAAATGGACAGTAACAATTGCTAACTTAAGGTTTTAaccttatcttctctagcttttctcTCCTTTTCAGCTTCTTCAAAAGCCTCCTTTTCAGCCTATAACATAAGGAAATGTAAGGTTGTGCTTTCAGGATATCAACATGATGGGTCAATTTTGTAAATATGTGCTGTTACCTCCTTATTTGCACCCCACGTTTCTTCAGCAGCTCTTTTTGCATACTCCGGGTCATCACAAATGAGAATGTTGTCAAAAACCGAACCAGCTTTTACCTGCATACACGAAAGCCATAAGTCAACATTGCATTTACTTCATTTGGAAAAACCTATGACATGCATCTCAAAAAGACCATTATATATGAGATATGGTACCTGCCAAACTTCAATTCCAATATACTTCAAAGGTTTCAGTACGTATAAATCTGGATCATCTTCAAACTCTGCAAAAGTGGAACAGTTCATCGCTTAAGACTGTTTCAAACGTTGACAACAGGTCCACTTCAAAATCAGGTGCTGAGTGTAACATCAGTTTTCCTCATCTCCTTACCTGGATTATCAATCCATGGGATCTTCCATTTACCCTTGTAGTTAGGGTTCTTAATTTTCTGTGGGTAGAGAAATGTGAGAACATGGAGTCAACCAAAGAAATAAAGTAGCATGAACGAGTCATGGGCAAACAACGCAACAAACCTTGCGCTTCCATTGTCCTTTGTATGCTGGATTTGGTATCCTTCTAGGCTTCCAAatgccatcatcatcatcgtcccatGTGTCAGGCTGATTAAGAATACAATATGCGTCAGTTGTGTGTTCAGTTATAAAGAGAGGGTTATTGAAAGAAAGTATGTTTGATGTGCTAGGACATGCACTGCTGTTAGAGTTCTATGTGAGCTAATAACTAGAATGGTTCAGAAGTAACAGTGTTGCTGCAAGTCCAAATAGGTAAGCCCGACATGTTGGTTAAATTGGTTAGTTTTAATGCTAATAAATATGTTAGCACTGAATGATGAATTATGAAATAGGGCATGCCCATTACAGCATGGtatagtagtactccctccgtccataaataaatgtctcagatttttctaaatctggatgtatctagaagtTTGATGCCTTAAGGATGATTAAGGTTGCATACCTTTTTGTCCTTTGGGTCAGGAATCTCTCTCGGAATAGAATCATAGCCCTGGTCAAGGTGGATGAGTATTTACAAAGCAATTCTTCTTTAGAAAGTTGTAAAACAACTACACTATTAAAAAAATTGATTTACGAAAAGATGTATGGGCACACAAACCTCTGGTTTAACTTGATCAGGATCCTCAATGTACTCTCTGTCATCCCAATCCTTAGGCTGCAAAGAAGGCATATATGTTAGATGATTCTCAGAATGTAATGTTTCAAGTCATAATACAGTATTTCAAGGAGCGAGCTACCTTTTTGGCATTAACTTCCTTAATTTTACGAGGAGGTAAGATGTCCCAATCAGTATACATGCTCCCAGATTCTCTTTCACGGTTATCAACAAGTATACTATAAGATGCATCTGGCCGAAGAATGAATGTGTAAACATGCGTCAACCTGTCAGTTTCACATTGTAGATCTTTCTTGACAGGATAGTTCTGCCCCTGGTAAGAGAGTATAAGATGCAGCTTCTTTGTCTGAGTCCCACATATATCTGGCCCAAACATCAAACTGCATAAGAGAATTTGAGAAAGTTAGCAGGCATTACTAAGCAGTAGACTAGTAAAACTGAACAGGTAAGCAGTTTAATTTTATTGACTACACATTTATCATGGATGGCCCATTCACAAGCCATGACATTTAGATGAACATATAGTTTAGAACAAATTACATGAGAACATGGTTAAAACAGGGATGGAGTCTCTTACTAACAGCAACAGTGGATCTTTGTAAGAATAGGAAAATCCATAGGACAGGAGTACGGAGTGTCTCCACTATAATTTTATGGACCCACCGGGCAATGGTGGGTAATTTGTAACAACATACCTGTACGGAGTGTCTCCACTATATTTCTTCTGGTTTACATAGCCAGACATTAGCTTAATATAGCCGCCGCCACACTCAATGTCCTGCTCAAACTTTATAGAGTACTGGAGCACCAATGTTCGGCCCTTGTTACTGAACTCGGGGATCTTGGCTGAGATAGCAAAATGCCTAGCATCCAGTGTTGTTTGAATTCCTAGAAGCACGCAAAGAAAACACAAGGATCAGAGAGTGTCCAGAATTAAGCTAGCACAAGCAAGAGGTTATTTGACTTGCAGCATCAATTAGAAAAGAACCATTGTGGGATGAGAATGAAAACCTTTGTCATCAGGATCTCCTGAATATTTTCCTGCAGTGTGCTTGAATTTGCCGGCTTTCCCTTCGCTCCGTTTCCAATCGGATTCCACCCAACGTGTCTGCCAACCATCTGAAACATTTAAAACATACAACTATATGACGCTGCAAAACGCTGGGCAGTCAAGACAGCTAGAAATTGGCAGTAACTCATTCAGCCTTGTGTAAACTCATATATGGGCTAAGTCAAGCAAACCATCCTCTCGGCAGCTCAGTGGCCACTCGACCACTCTCATGCTCTCCATGAACACAGACAGTCAGATACTACTTCAACTTAAACAGCACTACTTCCCACTTCACACCCACTCACCCAGTGCCATCATATCACGCCCAAGGCACTATCTATTTCACCAGGAGACCTTATCTACATCAGTCAACTCCAAGCTCTCAAGAGCTAACTAAACTTGATTAGCTCCTTCCAGAGAAGTAATATCCATTGTGAATTAAAACAAACCATAAACAGGATAAGCAGCAATTTCCAAGGACGCGAACAAAATAGTGGTCAATTTAGGGGGGCGACACAGAAACAATTCGGTCACCCACCGAAAATGGAAATTGGGAGCAGGGAATCCAGCCCAGTAGCTCCCTGCCAGTTCAATTCAAGCAGCAGAGCAGAAATAGCAGCAGGTACCAGGTAGGAGCACAACAGGGAGCATGCAAGCATCTCCTAAACTGGTAGTAGGTAATCGGCTAGCAGCAGGTGGTCAGACTCAGAGTCAGACTAGTGGTACCTTCGAATCGCTCCTCGAAGATgacctccccggacgcgagcaggAGCAACGACGCAAGAGCAAGAAGGCGGTGCACGAGCCGGAGCCGTAGCTCCAGGCGCCCGCCGCTTCGGCGGCAGCTCCCCATCGCCGGAGacgaagtggtggtggtggtggctcccagccgtgctgctgctgctgcctttgCGGTGCCAAGGGAATATTTGTAGCGCGCGACACGCTGTAGTGGCCCCCGGATATGGAGCTTATTCACGGTAATGCCCTTGGTGCCCGACCAACGACGTCGGGGTCCGGCGCGGGCACCGGGGTGGCATTCCGGTGATTTGGGGTAGACCGGGGGGTATTTGCGGGGGTCAGTGGAGGTGTGGACTGGAGCGGCGCGGCCTTCGCCTTCCGATCGAGTCGCAACCACCGGACGGACGGGACGCCGGCGACGACCCGTCAAAGTCAACgtcgccggctttggaggtgggACGTCCCTACCTGGGCGCCGGCCCCGCGTATAATGAATCTCGTAGCAAATGAAGCTCGGTTGAGCTCCGGCGGCAGCCAATGGAGGGACTCCACGTCGTCGTACTGACGTGGTTTTCGAGCTTTTGGTACGTGCTCCACCGGATACGCTCGCCGTGCTCGGCCCGTCCGGTCTGGGCCCTTTCCCGCGTTGTTCCACGACGACTAGTCCGGTCGTCACGATTCGCGGTTCCGGCACAgccggaatttttttttttttttaagataGCACAGCCGGAATTCTACTGCAGTTCAGTGTCgcgtctttttttttcttttttttaggaACTCCAATTCGCAATTAGTTACGAGTGTAATCTTTTTTTTAAACACTTCTAAGTTttcaaagaatgcaaactaaaattatgAACTTACGTTATGTTGTATCTTCTGTATCTATGTTTCCAGGTTCACAACATATAGCATAAGCAAAGTCTACAATTTTAGTTTACATTTTTCAGAAACTTAAAAgtgttacaaaaaaaaataggGTCCATTCACAACTAGTTGCAGAATATTCGCACTCGTTGTGTCTTCCGCTACACAAGCATGACATCGGAGCTTATTAGGGACGGTAAAAGCGTAGGATTAACTGTTTTGTGGACCGTTGCCGTGCGGTGCTGTTTTTGGACTGGTCTATTTTCAGTTGCGTTTTTCAAAAAAGAtctaacttttttttgcaaattaaatTATTTGAAGACACAACCAATTCAAACACAGAAAGCACGAGCAAATATGTTTTACAATATTGTTTCTAATGGAAATAGAACAAACAATAAACGAAACAAAAAGAAGTTCAACTAGATCAATTGGAAAAAAACTAGATCG contains:
- the LOC124659257 gene encoding calreticulin-3-like, with amino-acid sequence MGSCRRSGGRLELRLRLVHRLLALASLLLLASGEVIFEERFEDGWQTRWVESDWKRSEGKAGKFKHTAGKYSGDPDDKGIQTTLDARHFAISAKIPEFSNKGRTLVLQYSIKFEQDIECGGGYIKLMSGYVNQKKYSGDTPYSLMFGPDICGTQTKKLHLILSYQGQNYPVKKDLQCETDRLTHVYTFILRPDASYSILVDNRERESGSMYTDWDILPPRKIKEVNAKKPKDWDDREYIEDPDQVKPEGYDSIPREIPDPKDKKPDTWDDDDDGIWKPRRIPNPAYKGQWKRKKIKNPNYKGKWKIPWIDNPEFEDDPDLYVLKPLKYIGIEVWQVKAGSVFDNILICDDPEYAKRAAEETWGANKEAEKEAFEEAEKERKAREDKEAQQAREEGERRRRERGDRHRGRDHYKDRYKRRNRDHWDDYHDEL